Proteins encoded together in one Streptomyces sp. NA04227 window:
- a CDS encoding (2Fe-2S) ferredoxin domain-containing protein — protein MSVRTAIRPARGGPCTLVVCRGCCCGQAAKYPGWDHAAQLRRFEAAAAESGGRFTVRVTDCLGPCDQANIVVLRPSAQGRLRGGRPVWIGWSMGADCTEEIIRWAAEGGPGLVPVPMTLELQSVESPAERKRRRDGTRAG, from the coding sequence GTGAGCGTTCGTACGGCGATCCGGCCCGCTCGCGGCGGCCCGTGCACCCTCGTGGTGTGCCGGGGCTGCTGCTGCGGTCAGGCGGCCAAGTACCCCGGCTGGGACCACGCGGCCCAGCTACGGCGGTTCGAGGCCGCGGCGGCCGAGTCCGGCGGGCGGTTCACGGTACGGGTCACCGACTGCCTCGGACCGTGCGACCAGGCCAACATCGTGGTGCTGCGGCCCTCGGCGCAGGGGCGGCTGCGGGGCGGGCGGCCGGTGTGGATCGGCTGGTCGATGGGCGCGGACTGCACGGAGGAGATCATCCGGTGGGCGGCCGAGGGCGGTCCCGGTCTCGTACCGGTGCCCATGACCCTGGAGTTGCAGTCCGTGGAGTCACCGGCCGAACGCAAGCGGCGCAGGGACGGCACCCGGGCGGGCTGA
- a CDS encoding RidA family protein produces MTERRAILSGSTFEEQIGYARAVIDGDWVHVSGTTGFDYSTMTISDDVVDQAEQCLRNIGAALAEAGCTFADVVRVRYLLPERADFEPCWPVLRSAFGEVRPAATMLVCGLADPRMKIEIETYARRRVAQ; encoded by the coding sequence ATGACAGAGCGACGCGCGATCCTCAGCGGCTCGACCTTTGAGGAACAGATCGGTTATGCCCGTGCCGTGATCGACGGTGACTGGGTGCACGTGTCCGGGACGACCGGCTTCGACTACTCCACGATGACCATCTCCGACGACGTGGTCGACCAGGCCGAGCAGTGCCTGCGCAATATCGGGGCCGCGCTGGCCGAGGCGGGGTGCACCTTCGCGGATGTGGTGCGGGTGCGCTATCTGTTGCCCGAGCGCGCGGACTTCGAGCCCTGCTGGCCCGTGCTGCGCAGTGCGTTCGGGGAGGTACGGCCCGCTGCCACGATGCTCGTGTGCGGCCTCGCCGACCCTCGTATGAAGATCGAGATCGAGACGTACGCGCGGCGTCGGGTCGCCCAATAG
- a CDS encoding LysR family transcriptional regulator encodes MERPELPLAQLYTFAVLAEELHFGRAAARLGIAQPPLSQQIRRLEDKVGHGLFRREPGGVTLTPAGRELLPAARRALTGLADGLAATRAVGDGRTGSLRIGFAASLALTVLPGLLRTFGHRFPGVRLDIHEMTTAPQLAALRDKSIDIGLLREPPADDTEIGFATVLDEPFVAVLPKTHPLAAQRTVRLDRLAHSPFVLLPRAAGPGLYDQITGLCVAAGFTPRIAQHAVEWQTVCALVEAGLGVSVAPASIRRIRLQGVAFRGLGPGVARTRVAVAWHKNETNPLVDNLLATVGRYPPDRLADRP; translated from the coding sequence ATGGAGCGCCCCGAACTCCCCCTCGCGCAGCTGTACACCTTCGCCGTGCTCGCCGAGGAACTTCACTTCGGCCGCGCGGCCGCCCGACTCGGCATCGCGCAACCGCCGTTGAGCCAGCAGATCCGCCGCCTGGAGGACAAGGTCGGCCATGGTCTGTTCCGTCGCGAGCCGGGCGGCGTCACCCTCACCCCGGCCGGCCGCGAACTGCTGCCCGCGGCACGGCGGGCACTGACCGGCCTGGCCGACGGACTTGCCGCGACACGCGCCGTCGGCGACGGGCGGACCGGCAGCCTGCGCATCGGCTTCGCCGCCTCGCTCGCCCTGACCGTCCTGCCCGGTCTGCTGCGGACCTTCGGCCACCGGTTTCCCGGCGTGCGCCTGGACATCCACGAGATGACCACCGCGCCCCAACTCGCCGCCCTGCGCGACAAGAGCATCGACATCGGCCTGCTCCGCGAACCGCCCGCCGACGACACGGAGATCGGCTTCGCGACCGTACTCGACGAGCCCTTCGTCGCCGTCCTGCCGAAGACGCACCCGCTGGCCGCCCAACGCACCGTGCGCCTCGACCGGTTGGCGCACTCCCCCTTCGTACTCCTGCCCCGCGCGGCCGGTCCGGGACTGTACGACCAGATCACCGGCCTGTGCGTCGCAGCGGGCTTCACGCCGCGGATCGCGCAGCACGCGGTGGAGTGGCAGACGGTGTGCGCGCTGGTGGAAGCCGGTCTCGGCGTCTCCGTGGCCCCGGCGAGCATCCGGCGCATCCGCCTCCAAGGGGTCGCCTTCCGCGGTCTCGGTCCCGGCGTCGCCCGCACCCGGGTCGCCGTCGCCTGGCACAAGAACGAGACGAACCCGCTGGTCGACAACCTTCTGGCGACGGTCGGCCGATATCCACCGGACAGGCTCGCGGACAGACCTTAG
- a CDS encoding RNA-binding S4 domain-containing protein produces MTAHTSDPDDGHGTKNDADGGGYKAANGGGQGVASGAGQGGSVRVDSWIWSVRLVKSRSLAATACRGGHVRVNGERVKPAHGVTVGDEVRLRHAGRERIVVVTRLLRKRVGAPEAVQAYVDNSPPPPPREAVAPAGVRDRGAGRPTKRDRRDMERLRGGIAFGGTAAPGVPRGFKGPHPVPPEPDESYEGDEPGEPTGPDAGEPGPSGRDGSRSGRDSSRSGRDENPSGRDNSRSGRPRSRRPRPER; encoded by the coding sequence ATGACGGCACACACCTCCGACCCGGACGACGGCCACGGCACGAAGAACGACGCGGACGGCGGCGGGTACAAGGCCGCGAACGGCGGCGGGCAAGGCGTGGCGAGCGGTGCGGGGCAGGGCGGATCGGTACGCGTCGACAGCTGGATCTGGTCCGTACGCCTGGTCAAGAGCCGTTCCCTGGCCGCCACCGCCTGCCGTGGCGGACATGTGCGGGTCAACGGCGAGCGGGTCAAGCCCGCGCACGGGGTCACGGTCGGCGACGAGGTACGACTGCGGCACGCGGGCCGGGAGCGGATCGTCGTGGTCACACGGCTGCTGCGCAAGCGCGTGGGCGCACCGGAGGCCGTGCAAGCCTACGTCGACAACAGCCCGCCGCCACCGCCCCGCGAGGCCGTCGCACCCGCGGGCGTACGGGATCGCGGCGCGGGACGCCCCACCAAGCGCGACCGTCGGGACATGGAACGGCTGCGCGGCGGTATCGCGTTCGGCGGGACCGCGGCCCCGGGAGTGCCCCGCGGGTTCAAGGGACCGCATCCGGTGCCGCCCGAGCCGGACGAGTCGTACGAGGGGGACGAGCCGGGCGAGCCGACCGGGCCGGATGCCGGCGAGCCCGGACCCTCCGGGCGGGACGGATCCCGCTCGGGCCGGGACAGCTCGCGCTCCGGACGGGACGAGAACCCCTCCGGCCGGGACAACTCCCGCTCCGGACGCCCCCGTTCGCGAAGGCCCCGCCCGGAGCGGTGA
- a CDS encoding bifunctional 2-polyprenyl-6-hydroxyphenol methylase/3-demethylubiquinol 3-O-methyltransferase UbiG yields MSLQMRTGHKGTGPGAITPDGCAVDLYARLPVGDEPDIIAAAVPSGARLLELGCGVGRMTHPLVERGFTVTAVDESSEMLARVDGARTVCGPIEGLELGETFDVVLLASFLVHTGDERVRQGLLRTCRRHLGPGGVVLIQREGEDYHSRVPRERVDPSGFTVRICSSEPVGGGVHSVHVEYEFPDASWTQTFRARPLTKEAFEAALAEAGLAVDRYLTSDGIWVRAVAAD; encoded by the coding sequence ATGAGTCTGCAGATGCGAACGGGACACAAAGGGACGGGGCCCGGCGCGATCACGCCGGACGGCTGCGCGGTCGACCTCTACGCACGTCTGCCCGTCGGCGACGAGCCGGACATCATCGCGGCCGCGGTGCCCTCGGGGGCGCGGCTGCTCGAACTGGGCTGCGGGGTGGGGCGGATGACCCATCCCCTGGTCGAGCGGGGCTTCACCGTGACCGCGGTGGACGAATCATCGGAGATGCTGGCGCGGGTCGACGGGGCTCGTACGGTGTGCGGCCCGATCGAGGGCCTGGAGCTCGGGGAGACCTTCGACGTCGTGCTCCTCGCCTCCTTCCTCGTCCACACCGGGGACGAGCGGGTCCGGCAGGGACTGCTGCGCACCTGTCGTCGCCACCTCGGCCCGGGCGGCGTCGTACTGATCCAGCGGGAGGGCGAGGACTACCACTCCAGGGTGCCGCGCGAGCGTGTTGATCCGAGCGGGTTCACGGTCCGGATCTGCTCCTCCGAACCGGTCGGTGGCGGCGTCCACTCGGTGCACGTCGAGTACGAGTTCCCGGACGCCTCCTGGACCCAGACCTTCCGTGCGCGCCCCCTGACGAAGGAGGCCTTCGAGGCGGCACTCGCCGAAGCCGGTCTCGCCGTGGACCGGTATCTCACCTCGGACGGGATCTGGGTGCGGGCCGTCGCCGCCGACTGA
- a CDS encoding DUF6343 family protein → MRRSGNEPVTARSALRLRFWLSLWGLLWAVGGTVAFVLVGRPGWAAACAVLFLVVVTDLFLVVRHIRQGPHYQPGPEVPPYQPLDDLRPRRRHR, encoded by the coding sequence ATGAGGCGCTCGGGAAACGAACCCGTCACCGCGCGCAGCGCCCTGCGCCTGCGCTTCTGGCTGAGCCTGTGGGGCCTGCTCTGGGCCGTGGGCGGAACGGTCGCCTTCGTGCTGGTGGGCAGGCCGGGCTGGGCCGCCGCCTGTGCGGTGCTGTTCCTCGTGGTGGTGACGGACCTGTTCCTGGTCGTACGGCACATCCGGCAGGGGCCGCACTACCAGCCGGGGCCCGAGGTACCGCCGTACCAGCCGCTGGACGATCTCCGGCCGCGTCGACGCCACCGATGA
- a CDS encoding tetratricopeptide repeat protein: protein MPESSGSAGPTPQTHVIDFRAAEQLLAARDPRGAVKLLDSVIAAHPENTAARLLRARAFFAAAQLRPAELEFSIVLEREPDNAFAHFALARTYERAGRPEQAKRHFRLAAALDPQPEYLQAARFDS from the coding sequence GTGCCCGAAAGCAGTGGATCCGCCGGACCGACGCCGCAGACGCATGTCATCGACTTCCGCGCTGCCGAGCAACTGCTCGCCGCGCGCGACCCCCGAGGAGCGGTGAAACTCCTCGACTCCGTGATCGCCGCGCACCCGGAGAACACCGCGGCCCGCCTGCTGCGGGCCCGCGCCTTCTTCGCCGCCGCCCAACTACGGCCCGCCGAGCTGGAGTTCAGCATCGTGCTGGAGCGCGAGCCGGACAACGCCTTCGCCCACTTCGCCCTCGCCCGCACCTACGAGCGGGCCGGACGCCCCGAGCAGGCCAAGCGCCACTTCCGGCTCGCGGCCGCGCTCGACCCCCAGCCCGAGTACCTCCAGGCCGCCCGCTTCGACTCCTGA
- the coaE gene encoding dephospho-CoA kinase, whose amino-acid sequence MLKVGLTGGIGAGKSEVSRLLVASGAVLIDADRIAREVVEPGTPGLAAIVEAFGEEVLAGDGSLDRPKLGGIVFADKEKLAVLNGIVHPLVGARSAELEKAAAQDAVVVHDVPLLTENGLAPFYDLVVVVDASPETQLERLVGLRGMSEEDARARMAAQATREQRRAVADLVIDNDGELAALHARVAEVWAELRRRAGERSAAE is encoded by the coding sequence ATGCTGAAGGTGGGTCTGACCGGTGGCATCGGCGCCGGCAAGAGCGAGGTGTCCCGGCTGCTCGTGGCGAGTGGTGCGGTGCTCATCGACGCGGACAGGATCGCGCGCGAGGTCGTGGAGCCGGGTACGCCCGGGCTCGCGGCGATCGTCGAGGCCTTCGGCGAGGAGGTGCTCGCCGGGGACGGCAGCCTGGACCGGCCGAAACTCGGCGGCATCGTCTTCGCCGACAAGGAGAAGCTGGCCGTCCTGAACGGCATCGTGCACCCGCTGGTCGGGGCCCGGTCCGCGGAACTGGAGAAGGCAGCGGCCCAGGACGCCGTCGTGGTGCACGACGTACCGCTGCTCACCGAGAACGGCCTCGCGCCCTTCTACGACCTGGTCGTCGTCGTGGACGCCTCGCCCGAGACCCAGCTGGAGCGCCTGGTCGGGCTGCGCGGCATGAGCGAGGAGGACGCCCGGGCCCGGATGGCCGCCCAGGCCACCCGTGAGCAGCGTCGCGCGGTCGCCGACCTCGTCATCGACAACGACGGCGAGCTGGCCGCACTGCACGCCCGCGTCGCCGAGGTCTGGGCGGAACTGCGGCGCAGGGCGGGGGAGCGGAGCGCCGCGGAATAG
- a CDS encoding MFS transporter has protein sequence MSSSGQQPAFDRWRYAGVFVLLFLFGTETFLVSPLLPSIADDIDVSESAAAQSVTAYVLVYAIAAPFLGLLSDRVGRRRALLAGTVLFAVANATAAVSTGLTLLIVSRALAGLAAAAAGPAIWAHIAETAPEEVRGRALGLGMALFSSGQVIGVPLGALLAEVAGWRSAFLALAIGTAAAVPLLLRQVTGAPPADTPAQSRGAIAAVLAAWGHPALRKALIVNTVFHAANLGAYTFLGVLLADRFDLSVAALGLVGVLVGAGSVAGSLLGGKLGDRARAAGRNHLPLLPVWGLLLAAGTALTSVGPGIVLALLGVTIWFVASGGFVIDQQTLAGTAAPDLRATSSAWLTSTMYAGTGLGAWAVGAFGDTGDGTLVVGAGLALISALAALTVSNGLRRSASDAAATSDAAPAPGAGSEEAARP, from the coding sequence GTGAGTTCGAGCGGACAGCAGCCCGCGTTCGACCGATGGCGGTACGCGGGCGTCTTCGTTCTCCTCTTCCTGTTCGGCACCGAGACCTTCCTGGTCTCCCCGCTGCTGCCGAGCATCGCGGACGACATCGACGTCTCCGAGTCCGCCGCCGCCCAGAGCGTCACCGCGTACGTCCTCGTCTACGCGATCGCCGCGCCCTTCCTCGGACTGCTCAGCGACCGCGTCGGACGGCGCCGGGCGCTGCTCGCCGGGACCGTCCTGTTCGCGGTGGCCAACGCGACCGCCGCCGTGTCGACCGGCCTCACCCTGCTGATCGTCTCGCGCGCCCTGGCCGGTCTGGCCGCCGCCGCGGCGGGCCCGGCGATCTGGGCGCACATCGCCGAGACCGCGCCCGAGGAGGTACGCGGCCGGGCGCTCGGGCTCGGCATGGCCCTGTTCTCCTCCGGCCAGGTCATCGGCGTACCGCTCGGCGCGCTCCTTGCCGAAGTCGCGGGCTGGCGTTCGGCGTTCCTCGCCCTGGCCATCGGCACCGCCGCGGCCGTACCGTTGCTGCTGCGCCAGGTGACCGGCGCTCCCCCGGCCGACACCCCGGCGCAGAGCCGCGGAGCGATCGCCGCCGTACTCGCCGCCTGGGGCCACCCCGCGCTGCGCAAGGCTCTGATCGTCAACACGGTCTTCCACGCGGCCAACCTGGGTGCCTACACCTTCCTCGGCGTCCTGCTCGCCGACCGGTTCGATCTGTCGGTGGCCGCGCTCGGCCTGGTCGGTGTCCTGGTCGGCGCGGGCAGCGTGGCCGGTTCCCTGCTGGGCGGCAAGCTGGGCGACCGGGCCCGGGCGGCGGGCCGGAACCATCTGCCGCTGCTGCCGGTGTGGGGGCTGCTCCTCGCGGCGGGCACCGCCCTGACCTCGGTCGGCCCCGGCATCGTGCTCGCCCTCCTCGGCGTGACGATCTGGTTCGTGGCGAGCGGCGGGTTCGTCATCGACCAGCAGACCCTGGCCGGCACCGCCGCACCCGATCTGCGGGCCACCTCCAGCGCCTGGCTGACCTCGACCATGTACGCCGGTACCGGACTCGGCGCCTGGGCCGTGGGCGCCTTCGGTGACACCGGCGACGGCACCCTCGTCGTCGGAGCGGGCCTCGCGCTGATCTCGGCGCTCGCGGCGCTCACCGTCAGCAACGGGCTGCGCCGGAGCGCGTCGGATGCGGCGGCCACGTCGGATGCGGCACCGGCGCCCGGCGCGGGCTCCGAAGAAGCCGCGCGGCCGTAG
- a CDS encoding helix-turn-helix domain-containing protein: MSTATPGPSQELGAFLRAHRELLKPADVGLTATLRRRTPGLRREEVASLSGVGLAWYTWLEQGRVTASRQVLTSVARALRLDAAGLRHAMRLAGYHEPAASDAESTGLAATVRPILDSWPVSPAVLLDRHFDLLAWNAPWSALWGSPESVPADRRNLMWLMVADQRLRTVLHDWEPLAMNIFQHFRSQAGPALADPRTGELYDRLEEDAPELRHWWDCHSVAELTARTVTVQPPGMAPTALSLSSFHPVDDPSALVLLCTPLSEQDRQRIAALCERPLRAVEPEGAAERAAG, encoded by the coding sequence ATGTCCACCGCCACCCCGGGTCCCAGCCAGGAACTGGGTGCCTTTCTGCGTGCCCACCGCGAGTTGCTCAAGCCCGCGGACGTGGGTCTGACGGCCACCCTGCGGCGGCGGACACCCGGTCTGCGCCGGGAGGAGGTCGCCTCGCTGTCCGGTGTCGGCCTGGCCTGGTACACCTGGCTGGAACAGGGCCGGGTCACCGCCAGCCGCCAGGTGCTGACCTCGGTGGCCAGGGCGCTGCGGCTTGACGCGGCCGGACTGCGGCACGCGATGAGGCTGGCCGGTTACCACGAACCGGCGGCGTCCGACGCCGAGTCGACGGGCCTGGCCGCGACGGTCCGGCCGATCCTCGACTCCTGGCCGGTCAGCCCGGCGGTGCTGCTCGACCGGCACTTCGACCTGCTCGCCTGGAACGCGCCGTGGAGCGCGCTGTGGGGCAGCCCCGAGTCCGTACCGGCCGACCGGCGCAACCTGATGTGGCTGATGGTCGCCGACCAGCGGCTGCGCACGGTGCTGCACGACTGGGAGCCGCTGGCCATGAACATCTTCCAGCACTTCCGTTCCCAGGCGGGACCCGCGCTCGCCGATCCGCGCACCGGCGAGCTCTACGACCGCCTTGAGGAGGACGCGCCGGAACTCCGCCACTGGTGGGACTGCCACTCGGTGGCGGAGCTGACGGCCCGCACGGTGACCGTGCAGCCGCCGGGGATGGCGCCGACGGCCCTGTCGTTGTCGTCCTTCCACCCGGTGGACGACCCGTCCGCGCTGGTGCTGCTCTGCACGCCGCTGAGCGAGCAGGACCGCCAGCGGATCGCGGCACTGTGTGAGCGTCCGCTGCGGGCGGTGGAACCGGAGGGCGCCGCGGAGCGCGCGGCGGGCTGA
- a CDS encoding trans-aconitate 2-methyltransferase, with protein sequence MTLSGTEAQARTLGGYDDASRLRQVHDRDWVLDRVTGEPEVLVDLGSGIGQLLQAALERHPSLRLAVGLERSEHRIAEAGERLRPYASRVALHQADLTAPAPLPHRADVVTMTSVLHWLFPVEQRVLAWVRDHLAPGGSFLLTTYHPARDEHGLGGEDDIVREALTGLGIAPEAVPGLLADRGVLPIATRTRPEDELASLLGEFFTVDTWWEREATVTVGEAAQYEHFHAATFGDYYASVLEPGLRAEFFRAVGRAGWRRQQERGRVSAMPVRLWRLVPRGQDSAQPRQRTDTT encoded by the coding sequence GTGACCCTGTCCGGCACCGAAGCCCAGGCCCGTACCCTCGGCGGGTACGACGACGCCAGCAGACTGCGCCAGGTCCACGACCGCGACTGGGTGCTCGACCGGGTCACCGGCGAGCCCGAGGTACTGGTCGATCTCGGCAGCGGCATAGGGCAGTTGCTCCAGGCGGCACTCGAACGCCACCCCTCGCTGCGGCTGGCCGTGGGCCTGGAACGCTCCGAGCACCGGATCGCCGAGGCGGGCGAACGGCTGCGCCCGTACGCCTCCCGGGTGGCCCTGCACCAGGCCGACCTCACCGCTCCCGCGCCACTGCCGCACCGGGCCGACGTGGTGACGATGACCTCGGTACTGCACTGGCTGTTCCCGGTCGAACAACGGGTACTGGCATGGGTGCGCGACCATCTCGCACCCGGTGGCAGCTTCCTGCTCACCACCTACCACCCCGCGCGCGACGAGCACGGACTCGGTGGCGAGGACGACATCGTCCGGGAGGCCCTGACCGGCCTCGGCATCGCACCCGAGGCGGTACCCGGACTGCTCGCCGACCGCGGCGTCCTGCCGATCGCCACCCGCACCCGCCCCGAGGACGAACTCGCCTCACTGCTCGGCGAGTTCTTCACCGTCGACACCTGGTGGGAGCGGGAGGCGACGGTCACGGTCGGGGAGGCGGCGCAGTACGAGCACTTCCACGCGGCCACCTTCGGCGACTACTACGCCTCGGTTCTCGAACCCGGGCTGCGCGCGGAGTTCTTCCGGGCCGTCGGCCGGGCGGGCTGGCGGCGGCAGCAGGAGCGGGGACGGGTGAGCGCGATGCCGGTGCGGCTGTGGCGGCTCGTCCCGCGCGGCCAAGACAGCGCACAGCCAAGACAGCGCACAGACACGACCTGA
- a CDS encoding 4-hydroxyphenylacetate 3-hydroxylase N-terminal domain-containing protein, producing the protein MTLLDTSAATGRGLLTGDRYRAELDDGRELYLDGKRVADPAGHPAFRPAADALADLLDLQHDPQHRELLTYQDPESGQRLARAYQPPTTLEELRLQRRSAEFWHANAFGQHGRSPAFMASIAVGVYDFRNLLDKSRPGFGANAAAWYRHCATNDLVLSHALGDPQIDRSADPVDDPDLALRVLEENDRGIVVRGAKQLTTLAPLAHEVLVYLSASFTQRRGEQFVVWFALPLNAPGLVTLCREPLGAETWGHAHPLGARYDEQDAMLFFDDVLVPWDRVFLLKDADLARTGLGRINAWSAYIGHVRYRERLRTLLATATLVAESIGVDGFRNIQEDLGRLASYAELTEIFLDAAEARATVTDGGLLAPGDTAASRVWSAEVADSAVDVLRRIGASGLLIQPTEKDLEHDRLRPLLDRYMRGKGIDAARKSRLLRLAWELTGDGFGQRQHLYELVHRGDLARNRINLFKRYDQSEVRRRLEDFIAAPTSAASAVPPVVADSAVPVVPAASAVPADPAATREEHS; encoded by the coding sequence ATGACCCTCCTGGACACCTCCGCCGCCACCGGCCGGGGGCTGCTCACCGGCGACCGGTACCGCGCCGAACTCGACGACGGCCGGGAGCTGTACCTCGACGGAAAGCGGGTGGCGGACCCCGCCGGGCACCCCGCCTTCCGCCCCGCGGCCGACGCCCTCGCCGACCTGCTCGACCTCCAACACGACCCCCAGCACCGGGAGTTGCTCACCTACCAGGACCCCGAGAGCGGGCAGCGGCTGGCCCGCGCCTACCAGCCGCCCACCACCCTCGAAGAACTGCGGCTGCAGCGCCGCAGCGCCGAGTTCTGGCACGCCAATGCCTTTGGCCAGCACGGCCGTTCACCCGCCTTCATGGCCTCGATCGCCGTCGGCGTCTACGACTTCCGCAACCTCCTGGACAAGTCCCGGCCGGGCTTCGGCGCCAACGCGGCGGCCTGGTACCGGCACTGCGCCACCAACGACCTGGTGCTCTCGCACGCGCTCGGCGACCCCCAGATCGACCGCTCCGCCGACCCGGTGGACGACCCGGACCTCGCCCTGCGGGTCCTGGAGGAGAACGACCGCGGCATCGTCGTACGCGGCGCCAAGCAGCTCACCACGCTCGCGCCGCTCGCCCACGAAGTCCTCGTCTATCTGTCCGCGTCGTTCACCCAGCGGCGCGGCGAACAGTTCGTCGTCTGGTTCGCGCTGCCCCTGAACGCCCCCGGCCTGGTGACGCTGTGCCGGGAGCCGCTGGGCGCCGAAACCTGGGGCCACGCACATCCGTTGGGCGCCCGCTACGACGAGCAGGACGCCATGCTCTTCTTCGACGACGTCCTCGTCCCCTGGGACCGGGTCTTCCTGCTCAAGGACGCCGACCTGGCCCGTACCGGACTCGGCCGGATCAACGCCTGGTCCGCGTACATCGGGCACGTCCGTTACCGGGAGCGGCTGCGCACCCTGCTCGCCACCGCCACCCTGGTGGCCGAGAGCATCGGCGTCGACGGCTTCCGCAACATCCAGGAGGACCTCGGCCGCCTCGCCTCGTACGCCGAACTGACCGAGATCTTCCTCGACGCGGCCGAGGCCCGCGCCACCGTCACCGACGGCGGGCTGCTCGCCCCCGGTGACACTGCCGCCAGCCGGGTCTGGTCGGCCGAGGTGGCCGACAGCGCGGTGGACGTGCTGCGCCGCATCGGCGCCTCGGGACTGCTGATCCAGCCCACCGAGAAGGACCTCGAACACGACAGGCTGCGCCCCCTCCTGGACCGCTACATGCGCGGCAAGGGCATCGACGCCGCGCGCAAGTCCCGGCTGCTGCGGCTGGCCTGGGAACTGACCGGCGACGGTTTCGGCCAGCGCCAGCACCTCTACGAACTGGTCCACCGCGGCGACCTCGCCCGCAACCGGATCAACCTCTTCAAGCGGTACGACCAGAGCGAGGTCCGGCGCCGCCTGGAGGACTTCATCGCCGCCCCGACCTCAGCCGCCTCGGCCGTACCCCCCGTCGTCGCCGACTCGGCCGTACCCGTCGTCCCCGCCGCCTCGGCCGTCCCCGCCGACCCGGCAGCCACCCGTGAGGAGCACTCGTGA
- a CDS encoding flavin reductase family protein, whose product MSAPHTGASARAVGPHAGPHAGPHAGSHAGAQAGAPSGPHTGALPDPHAVARPGPHGQATADAFRAAARRWSTGVAVVTARHGEEVFAKTVSSLVTLSLDPLLVTVAVNARSPLAEAVRADGRYAVSVLARHQEPLARQFAAPGSGRPLGPFAAAAMRPRTTGTPVLDDCLAWFDCRLHAVLPGGDHAVLVGQVAAADAVPGEPLLYHHGEYHSLARPPIPSTGART is encoded by the coding sequence GTGAGCGCCCCGCACACCGGCGCCTCGGCCCGCGCGGTCGGGCCGCACGCCGGGCCGCACGCCGGGCCGCACGCGGGGTCCCACGCCGGGGCGCAGGCCGGAGCGCCTTCTGGCCCGCACACCGGAGCGCTCCCTGATCCGCACGCCGTGGCGCGCCCCGGCCCGCACGGTCAGGCCACCGCCGACGCCTTCCGCGCCGCCGCCCGCCGCTGGAGTACCGGGGTCGCCGTGGTCACCGCCCGGCACGGCGAGGAGGTCTTCGCCAAGACGGTCTCCTCGCTGGTCACCCTCTCCCTCGACCCGCTCCTGGTCACCGTCGCGGTCAACGCCCGCAGCCCCCTCGCCGAGGCGGTCCGCGCCGACGGCCGGTACGCGGTGTCGGTCCTCGCCCGCCACCAGGAGCCGCTGGCCCGGCAGTTCGCCGCACCGGGATCCGGTCGCCCCCTCGGCCCGTTCGCCGCGGCGGCGATGCGCCCGCGGACCACCGGAACACCCGTCCTCGACGACTGTCTGGCCTGGTTCGACTGCCGGTTGCACGCCGTGCTGCCCGGCGGCGACCACGCCGTCCTGGTCGGACAGGTCGCCGCCGCGGACGCGGTGCCCGGCGAGCCGCTCCTCTACCACCACGGCGAGTACCACTCGCTGGCCCGCCCGCCCATACCCTCCACGGGAGCCCGCACATGA